A window of bacterium contains these coding sequences:
- a CDS encoding aminotransferase class I/II-fold pyridoxal phosphate-dependent enzyme: MNFRESLYIDKTIVKNTGFNPYYRQVETGLGKRMIIEGQSFISLGSNDYLGIANSEELKSAAKEALNKYGISMCSTSIVTGYTKLTKDLEDKTAEFLKQEEALIFPSGYQANLSIFQLLTNKEDAIIADRYAHASLIQGTQLSRANLFRFPHNDMKKLEKFLSNSQNCRMRFIVVDGLYSTEGDIALLDKIVELAKKYKAFTVVDDAHGIGVLGNTGRGSFEMFNVLGKIDLISGSFGKAFGCTGGFIATNHKVADFFRYRCGPLIYSTALPPVLIASIIVAIDLIEKSTERRKMLVQNKETLYTALKGMGYPLTNSITPLFSIISKEAQKIIELARDLYKKGIYATPFIPPSVPEGHSCLRCIPHANLEKEDINYIINTFTELKNIYI; encoded by the coding sequence ATGAATTTCCGGGAAAGTTTATATATTGATAAAACTATTGTAAAAAACACTGGCTTTAATCCTTATTACAGGCAAGTGGAAACAGGGTTAGGGAAAAGAATGATTATTGAAGGACAATCCTTCATATCTTTAGGCTCAAACGATTATTTAGGAATCGCTAATAGCGAAGAGCTAAAAAGCGCTGCTAAAGAAGCTTTAAACAAATATGGTATTAGTATGTGTAGCACTTCAATTGTAACCGGGTATACAAAACTTACTAAAGATTTGGAAGATAAAACAGCTGAGTTTCTGAAGCAAGAGGAAGCGCTAATTTTTCCGTCAGGTTATCAGGCAAATCTAAGTATTTTTCAATTATTAACAAATAAAGAAGATGCTATCATTGCCGATAGGTATGCCCACGCATCTTTGATTCAAGGGACTCAATTATCTAGAGCAAACTTGTTCAGATTCCCACATAATGATATGAAGAAACTAGAAAAATTCCTCAGTAATTCTCAAAATTGCAGAATGCGGTTTATTGTAGTTGATGGTTTGTACAGCACGGAAGGAGATATTGCTCTTTTAGATAAAATCGTTGAGTTGGCAAAAAAATATAAAGCTTTTACGGTAGTTGACGATGCTCATGGAATAGGTGTGTTAGGAAACACCGGACGGGGCAGTTTTGAAATGTTTAATGTTCTTGGAAAAATAGATTTAATCAGCGGTTCTTTTGGAAAAGCATTCGGATGTACAGGAGGATTCATTGCCACTAACCATAAAGTAGCTGACTTTTTTAGGTATCGATGCGGTCCTTTAATTTATTCCACTGCTTTACCCCCAGTTCTAATCGCTTCTATAATAGTTGCTATTGACTTAATTGAAAAATCTACTGAAAGAAGGAAAATGCTTGTTCAAAACAAAGAAACACTTTATACCGCGTTAAAAGGAATGGGATACCCCTTGACCAATTCAATAACACCTTTATTCTCCATCATTTCAAAAGAGGCACAGAAAATCATTGAATTAGCCAGAGATTTATACAAAAAAGGGATTTACGCTACACCGTTTATTCCACCAAGTGTGCCTGAAGGGCATTCTTGCCTGAGATGTATTCCGCACGCCAATCTTGAAAAAGAAGACATTAATTATATTATAAATACTTTCACGGAACTGAAAAATATCTATATATGA
- a CDS encoding diacylglycerol kinase family protein — protein MKYLLIFNPTAYQGKSGKRFAKILNLLKIKNVTFEYLTTSKKDEAIELAAQATKEKFDVVVAVGGDGTICEVITGLMQQTPARRAKLGVIHIGTSPDFNRYHNLPVKLEDAVRILIQGKTEKIDVGKVTHLDLEKEEIVSYFGSSVNMGLGPNIASKSNGRYRKFLGDFAGTLCSTLVSLVEYKSSDFQLIIDGKQEEVKGIFNLTVGKDPYLASGMRVPLDITPDDGRMFCLAISGSSKMPLLMNLWKLYAGNILDYSGANLKYCKEVEIKPNRNSMIEFDGDFRGYLPAKVQVIPKTLEVIVN, from the coding sequence ATGAAATATCTTTTAATTTTTAATCCTACTGCATATCAGGGAAAAAGCGGAAAAAGATTTGCAAAAATACTCAACTTGTTGAAAATAAAAAATGTAACTTTTGAATATTTGACTACTTCTAAAAAAGATGAAGCCATAGAATTGGCTGCCCAGGCAACAAAAGAAAAATTTGATGTCGTTGTTGCAGTTGGAGGAGACGGAACAATATGTGAAGTAATAACAGGGCTGATGCAGCAAACACCGGCAAGAAGAGCTAAACTTGGGGTTATTCATATCGGAACAAGTCCGGACTTTAATCGTTACCATAACCTGCCTGTAAAATTAGAAGATGCCGTCAGGATATTAATACAAGGTAAAACAGAAAAGATAGATGTCGGAAAAGTTACTCATCTTGATTTAGAAAAAGAAGAAATTGTTTCCTATTTTGGAAGCAGTGTTAATATGGGACTTGGCCCGAATATTGCTTCCAAATCAAATGGCAGGTACAGAAAATTTTTGGGAGATTTTGCAGGAACATTATGCTCAACTTTAGTCTCCCTTGTTGAGTACAAATCCTCGGATTTTCAATTGATAATTGACGGAAAACAAGAAGAGGTTAAAGGTATATTTAACCTGACTGTAGGAAAAGACCCGTATCTTGCTTCGGGAATGAGAGTCCCTCTGGACATTACCCCTGATGACGGAAGAATGTTTTGTCTGGCAATATCCGGCTCATCCAAGATGCCTCTTTTAATGAATCTATGGAAATTATATGCCGGAAATATATTAGATTATTCCGGCGCCAACTTGAAATATTGTAAAGAAGTTGAAATAAAACCAAATAGAAATTCTATGATAGAATTTGACGGAGATTTTAGGGGATATCTGCCTGCAAAAGTTCAAGTCATACCTAAAACATTAGAGGTGATTGTAAATTAA
- a CDS encoding NAD(P)-dependent oxidoreductase — translation MNKVFVTGAAGFIGSHLVKKLAKEGNLIVVFVRKKSSLQFINSYIRKYNVEVRNGDITNLEETIDAMKGCNVVFHNAAFTADWGDRKDFYKINLEGTENILKAVEINKVKFVVLTSSTAVLGEEDNLEKKREEAPYKPNYPYFLSNIWESNMNDYRYTKMLSEKKAIDFCKKNDISLTVIRPVWVYGPREFHAGPYYFCKSVMEGTKFLPGCKTNKFHTIYVKDLADIMVRILNKKPEGINVFNVGPKTVPTMDEFWRLFCKYLNKNPPVYLPKGLVYPIGLSMEFFYKFFKIKKPPLLTRARVTMGYCNNVYDTSRIMKEIGYYKETSLEEGVKTTVKWWKINKYL, via the coding sequence ATGAATAAAGTTTTTGTTACGGGAGCTGCAGGTTTTATAGGCAGTCATTTGGTAAAAAAACTTGCAAAAGAAGGAAATTTAATCGTTGTTTTTGTAAGAAAAAAAAGCTCCCTGCAATTTATTAATAGTTATATCAGGAAATACAACGTAGAAGTTAGAAATGGGGATATTACGAATTTAGAAGAAACGATTGATGCAATGAAGGGGTGTAACGTAGTCTTTCATAACGCCGCTTTTACTGCAGATTGGGGAGATAGAAAAGATTTTTATAAAATAAATCTTGAAGGTACGGAAAATATTTTAAAAGCAGTTGAAATAAATAAAGTCAAGTTTGTTGTTCTTACAAGCAGTACTGCCGTTCTGGGAGAAGAAGATAATCTTGAGAAAAAAAGGGAAGAGGCCCCTTACAAACCAAACTACCCTTATTTTTTATCTAATATATGGGAGTCAAATATGAACGATTACCGCTATACTAAAATGCTGTCTGAAAAAAAAGCAATTGATTTTTGTAAAAAAAATGACATTTCGTTAACAGTAATACGCCCGGTCTGGGTATACGGACCAAGAGAATTTCACGCAGGCCCTTATTATTTCTGTAAAAGCGTTATGGAAGGAACAAAATTTTTGCCCGGCTGTAAAACTAATAAGTTCCATACAATTTATGTGAAAGATTTAGCAGATATTATGGTTAGAATTTTGAATAAAAAACCTGAAGGGATAAATGTTTTTAATGTAGGACCAAAAACTGTTCCGACTATGGATGAGTTCTGGAGATTATTTTGCAAATATTTAAATAAAAATCCCCCTGTTTATCTACCTAAAGGTTTGGTGTATCCCATAGGATTAAGTATGGAATTCTTTTATAAATTTTTTAAAATAAAAAAACCACCCTTATTAACAAGAGCAAGAGTAACTATGGGATATTGTAATAACGTTTATGATACTTCCAGGATAATGAAAGAAATAGGCTATTACAAAGAAACTTCTCTGGAAGAAGGCGTAAAGACAACCGTTAAATGGTGGAAGATTAATAAATATTTATGA
- a CDS encoding radical SAM protein — translation MKIQFITGINRFFFDVYLCSYIFVKYTILLICRKISFKQYVIFFKRLLLFYSRLKNNKVVKIGNLYKIHLYLPSFPTKAFFIAIDKFLLLNQDPPPTSVLLSMTKACPYNCPYCYQKFDKGDDLQMEKLLETATQIQNTGISLINIEGGEPLVKFDRLIKLLEHIDERAEVWLNTTGYGLTPEKAKKLKDVGTFGVMVSLHHWDKEKFDGFLNKQGAFDTALSALEMFLKAGIATVINCCPSKQLLDEDGFDKIMDIAKKYGCSLVQLIHWKPSGGWLGKESLMDKETIDKLYNYHLTYNKSKKYKNYPAVASQVYESAKQNFGCTAGGIERFYINANGEFQPCEFINVSFGNLQNESFIVLFKRMRSFFKKPATKWLCCTECERIEAMLKENSTSIPLPKDKTILLAQKWDRGEEVPLYVKMRLYKDE, via the coding sequence ATGAAAATACAATTTATTACCGGCATAAACAGATTCTTTTTTGATGTTTATTTATGCAGCTATATATTTGTAAAATATACCATTCTCCTTATTTGTAGAAAAATCTCATTTAAACAATATGTAATATTTTTTAAAAGATTGCTCTTGTTTTATTCTCGTTTGAAGAACAATAAGGTCGTTAAAATCGGCAACCTCTATAAAATACATCTTTATTTGCCATCCTTCCCTACGAAAGCTTTTTTTATAGCGATAGATAAGTTTTTGCTTTTAAATCAAGATCCCCCACCGACATCCGTGCTTTTATCTATGACAAAAGCCTGCCCTTATAATTGTCCCTACTGTTATCAAAAATTTGATAAAGGAGACGATTTGCAAATGGAAAAATTACTTGAAACAGCCACTCAAATCCAGAATACGGGTATTTCTTTGATAAACATTGAAGGCGGAGAGCCTTTGGTAAAATTTGACAGGTTAATCAAATTACTTGAACACATAGATGAAAGAGCGGAAGTTTGGTTAAACACAACCGGTTATGGATTAACTCCAGAGAAAGCTAAGAAATTAAAGGATGTGGGAACTTTTGGCGTTATGGTTTCTCTTCATCATTGGGATAAAGAAAAGTTTGACGGGTTTTTAAATAAACAGGGAGCTTTTGATACAGCACTGTCTGCGTTGGAGATGTTTCTGAAAGCAGGCATTGCAACCGTGATTAATTGCTGCCCGTCCAAACAGCTTCTCGATGAAGACGGTTTTGACAAAATAATGGATATAGCTAAAAAATATGGATGCAGTCTGGTGCAATTAATTCACTGGAAACCGTCAGGAGGATGGCTTGGAAAAGAATCGCTTATGGATAAAGAAACCATAGATAAATTATACAACTATCACCTTACATATAATAAATCAAAAAAATACAAAAATTACCCTGCCGTAGCCTCCCAGGTTTATGAGTCGGCAAAACAAAACTTTGGATGTACTGCTGGCGGCATAGAGAGATTTTATATAAATGCTAACGGAGAATTTCAACCCTGTGAGTTTATAAACGTATCGTTCGGAAACCTTCAGAACGAAAGTTTTATTGTTCTTTTCAAAAGGATGAGAAGTTTTTTTAAAAAACCGGCTACAAAATGGCTTTGTTGCACTGAATGCGAGAGAATAGAAGCAATGCTCAAAGAGAATTCAACGAGTATTCCTTTGCCTAAAGATAAAACAATCCTTCTTGCGCAAAAATGGGATAGAGGCGAAGAAGTCCCTTTATACGTAAAAATGAGACTCTATAAGGATGAATAA